A part of Synergistaceae bacterium genomic DNA contains:
- the amrB gene encoding AmmeMemoRadiSam system protein B has translation MARRALFSLPIRITGATLGLKGALLGVRLAFTVLLLLAPHGEAASSRAWDRPFPPLYPGSLFEEAIESASATPVEGRVTGLIVPHHLLAADLIAAGFATIGERDFGRVIILCPDHYHRGRTFFSVPGRDFLTALGPVPLDRDGAERLKILSCASESNLFSHEHGVQALLPFVARYFPGVPVLPVAIGIRSGAGEWRELAAALAPLSGEEALVIQSTDFSHYLNREETEAHDSESEAVIMSCDPEQALSLRQPSHIDSRGALYVQMTLQRKLGAEPVIAAYASSFDYDEQEAEKSGGTSYFVVVYRMRE, from the coding sequence ATGGCTCGACGGGCCCTGTTCAGCCTTCCCATACGGATAACTGGCGCGACCCTCGGTTTGAAGGGAGCGCTGCTCGGAGTCCGCCTGGCCTTTACAGTACTATTGCTCCTAGCACCGCACGGGGAGGCAGCTTCGTCGCGCGCATGGGATCGTCCCTTCCCGCCGCTCTATCCGGGCTCTCTCTTCGAGGAGGCGATCGAGTCCGCGTCCGCGACGCCAGTCGAGGGACGGGTCACCGGCCTGATCGTGCCGCATCACCTGCTGGCGGCAGACCTGATCGCCGCGGGGTTCGCCACGATCGGGGAGCGCGATTTCGGCAGGGTGATCATTCTGTGCCCCGACCACTACCATCGCGGGAGGACGTTCTTCTCCGTGCCGGGGCGGGACTTCCTGACCGCCCTCGGTCCCGTGCCGCTGGACAGGGACGGGGCCGAGCGGCTGAAAATACTGTCCTGTGCGAGCGAGTCGAACCTGTTTTCGCACGAGCACGGAGTCCAGGCGCTCTTGCCCTTCGTAGCACGCTATTTTCCCGGAGTGCCGGTACTTCCGGTCGCGATCGGGATAAGGTCAGGAGCAGGGGAGTGGCGCGAGTTGGCCGCCGCTCTTGCGCCGCTCTCGGGCGAGGAGGCGCTGGTCATACAGAGCACGGATTTTTCTCATTATCTGAACAGGGAGGAGACGGAAGCGCATGATTCGGAGAGCGAGGCGGTCATAATGTCGTGCGACCCGGAGCAGGCGCTGTCGCTCCGCCAGCCGTCGCACATAGACTCGCGCGGAGCGCTCTATGTCCAAATGACCCTGCAGAGGAAGCTCGGTGCCGAGCCGGTCATAGCCGCGTACGCGTCGTCGTTCGACTACGACGAGCAGGAGGCCGAGAAGAGCGGCGGCACGAGCTATTTCGTGGTGGTGTACCGGATGAGGGAGTAG
- a CDS encoding 4-deoxy-4-formamido-L-arabinose-phosphoundecaprenol deformylase — translation MVIKTDVDTLKGYREGVPRLLEIFRARKMRASLFFSFGPDNSGKAIRRVFKKGFIQKMRRTKAPSTYGLRTMLYGTLLPAPKIVQSEPSVFIRAIHEGHDCGIHCWDHVDWHDNLHNMEEHEIRAAFGKAMELFEHHAGRPAKSCAAPGWQATPASLSVQDELGFEYCSDARGPGGPFRPRMEGREFKTLQIPTTLPTLDELMGTIPAERINDRYMELIRPGLNVHTIHAEMEGQSQSALFEDLLERCAKSGATFRTLDDVALETTVSGTEIPVCEVKPGEIPGRWGTVAVQSCEA, via the coding sequence CTGGTGATCAAGACCGACGTCGACACTCTCAAGGGCTACCGCGAGGGCGTGCCGAGGCTGCTCGAGATCTTTCGGGCCAGAAAGATGCGCGCATCGCTCTTCTTCTCGTTCGGGCCGGACAACTCGGGCAAGGCCATTCGGCGGGTTTTCAAGAAGGGCTTCATCCAGAAGATGCGCAGGACGAAGGCGCCTTCCACATACGGCCTGCGGACCATGCTGTACGGCACACTGCTCCCCGCGCCGAAGATAGTACAGAGCGAGCCAAGCGTGTTCATCAGGGCTATCCATGAGGGGCACGATTGCGGCATTCACTGCTGGGACCACGTGGACTGGCACGACAACCTTCACAATATGGAAGAGCACGAGATAAGAGCGGCGTTCGGCAAAGCGATGGAGCTGTTCGAGCACCATGCCGGCCGGCCGGCCAAGAGCTGCGCCGCCCCCGGCTGGCAGGCGACCCCCGCCAGCCTATCGGTGCAGGACGAACTCGGCTTCGAATACTGCAGCGACGCCAGGGGCCCGGGGGGCCCCTTCCGCCCCCGAATGGAGGGCCGCGAGTTCAAGACCCTGCAGATACCCACAACACTTCCGACCCTGGACGAGCTGATGGGAACCATTCCGGCGGAGAGGATCAACGATCGTTACATGGAGCTGATTCGCCCCGGGCTGAACGTGCACACCATACACGCAGAGATGGAGGGGCAGTCGCAGAGCGCCCTGTTCGAGGACCTGCTGGAGCGCTGCGCCAAAAGCGGAGCGACCTTCAGGACGCTCGACGACGTAGCGCTGGAGACAACCGTCAGCGGCACGGAGATCCCTGTCTGCGAGGTAAAGCCGGGCGAGATCCCCGGCCGCTGGGGAACGGTGGCGGTACAGAGCTGCGAGGCGTAG
- a CDS encoding glycosyltransferase — MSEKCVVSVVVPVYNEEDSLPHLCPRLLETLDGMDRPYEVIFVNDGSRDSSLRLLLECRETNRGKVRVIDFNGNFGQHMAIMAGFDHARGDIIVTLDADLQNPPEEIPRLVAEIDKGHDVVGTVRQNRRDPWFRKAASRMVNSITNRITGLKLNDYGCMLRAYRRDVVDIVNRSFESTVFIPALAQKFALNPVEIPVAHSERVHGTSKYSIFRLIRLNFDLMTGFSLFPLQAVTMIGLAVSALSFAFAVFLMLRRLIVGPEAEGVFTLLNINFFLMGITMSCVGITGEYIGRIYQEVRKRPRYVIRREWDDD; from the coding sequence ATGTCCGAAAAGTGCGTTGTATCAGTCGTAGTTCCCGTCTACAACGAGGAGGATTCGCTGCCGCACCTGTGTCCCAGGCTGCTTGAAACCCTGGACGGGATGGATCGCCCCTACGAGGTCATCTTCGTAAACGACGGCAGCAGGGACTCCTCCCTCAGGCTTCTGCTGGAGTGCCGCGAGACCAACAGGGGCAAGGTGCGCGTGATCGACTTCAACGGCAACTTCGGCCAGCACATGGCGATAATGGCGGGCTTCGACCACGCCAGGGGCGATATAATAGTCACGCTCGACGCCGACCTGCAGAACCCGCCGGAGGAGATCCCCCGCCTTGTGGCGGAGATCGACAAGGGGCACGACGTGGTCGGCACGGTGAGACAGAACCGGCGCGACCCGTGGTTCCGCAAGGCCGCCTCACGCATGGTGAACTCGATCACCAACAGGATCACGGGATTGAAACTGAACGACTACGGCTGCATGCTGCGCGCCTACAGGCGAGACGTGGTGGACATAGTCAACCGCAGCTTCGAGAGCACCGTCTTCATCCCGGCGCTGGCTCAGAAGTTCGCGCTGAACCCGGTGGAGATTCCGGTAGCGCACTCGGAGAGGGTGCACGGCACGTCGAAGTACAGCATCTTCCGCCTGATACGGCTGAACTTCGACCTGATGACAGGCTTCTCCCTCTTCCCGCTGCAGGCTGTCACTATGATCGGGCTGGCTGTCTCGGCGCTCAGCTTCGCCTTCGCTGTCTTCCTGATGCTGCGAAGGCTTATCGTCGGCCCGGAGGCGGAAGGGGTATTCACCCTGCTGAACATCAACTTCTTCCTGATGGGGATCACGATGTCCTGCGTGGGCATCACGGGCGAGTACATCGGGCGGATCTACCAGGAGGTCAGAAAACGTCCCCGCTACGTCATCCGCAGGGAGTGGGACGATGATTGA
- a CDS encoding phospholipid carrier-dependent glycosyltransferase has translation MNNPRSINWIHALFALGLLFVYFSGLGAYGLLEPDEGRYSEIPREMIETGDFVTPRLNYVKYFEKPALHYWLTAASQKVFGETEFAGRFWPAVLALGSVAVAWATSRRMHGGQAAYYSSAVLGASLLHFAIGRINIIDMTLSFFMTLSFAGLWFALKEDSRRGLMLFYAGMALAVLSKGLVGVVLPGGVLVAYSLITRDISPLKRAINRRGIVLFLILTVPWFFEVCRRNPDFFRFFFIQEHFLRYATRMHGRYEPAWFFIPILIVGFFPWAGLLPGAILSALPRPLRALGREKRDELYLLLWFGVIFVFFSLSSSKLIPYIVPALPPMAMLMGSYLARCLDDEDSKKTGRFLLWNSLLLVPFIAALLLYPFFNNREPAGLLLPYSLPVAAVLTIFVYLKWRLFTRRKFKELAVTLCLMSLLTIFTFGRAFLLYDTLLSVRSLSERIREIRGPDDVIVQFADYHQALPFYLKQRVVLVDWLGELEFGAAQERDPSWFLDGEGLSKLWRGERRVILIMDRDRRAHAAERMGTALPEPVIEKGDDLVFVNKW, from the coding sequence ATGAATAATCCCCGTTCTATAAACTGGATACACGCCCTGTTCGCACTGGGACTGCTGTTCGTATATTTCAGCGGCCTCGGGGCCTACGGACTGCTTGAGCCGGACGAGGGCAGGTACTCGGAGATCCCCCGCGAGATGATCGAGACGGGAGACTTCGTCACGCCGCGCCTGAACTACGTGAAGTACTTCGAGAAGCCCGCGCTGCACTACTGGCTCACCGCCGCCTCGCAGAAAGTCTTCGGCGAGACGGAGTTCGCGGGGCGCTTCTGGCCGGCCGTGCTGGCGCTGGGAAGCGTCGCGGTCGCCTGGGCGACGTCGAGGCGGATGCACGGCGGGCAAGCGGCCTACTACTCCTCTGCCGTGCTGGGAGCGAGCCTGCTGCACTTCGCGATCGGGCGGATCAACATCATCGATATGACCCTCTCCTTCTTCATGACCCTGTCTTTCGCCGGGCTCTGGTTCGCCCTGAAGGAGGACTCCCGTAGGGGACTGATGCTCTTCTACGCGGGGATGGCGCTGGCCGTGCTGTCGAAGGGGCTGGTAGGGGTTGTGCTTCCCGGCGGTGTGCTGGTCGCCTACTCGCTGATCACGCGAGACATCTCGCCGCTGAAGAGGGCGATCAACAGGCGCGGAATCGTCCTGTTCCTCATCCTGACAGTGCCGTGGTTCTTCGAGGTATGCCGCAGAAATCCGGATTTCTTCCGCTTCTTCTTCATACAGGAGCACTTCCTGCGCTACGCCACCAGGATGCACGGCAGGTACGAGCCTGCATGGTTCTTCATCCCGATCCTGATCGTCGGGTTCTTCCCGTGGGCGGGGCTGCTGCCCGGCGCGATCCTCTCGGCCCTCCCGAGGCCGCTGCGGGCCCTGGGCCGTGAGAAGAGGGACGAGCTCTACCTCCTCCTGTGGTTCGGGGTGATATTCGTCTTCTTCTCCCTGTCGAGCTCCAAGCTCATCCCTTACATAGTCCCCGCGCTGCCACCGATGGCGATGCTGATGGGAAGCTACCTCGCCCGCTGCCTGGACGATGAGGACTCCAAGAAGACGGGGCGCTTTCTGCTGTGGAACTCGTTGCTGCTGGTCCCCTTCATAGCGGCGCTGCTCCTCTACCCTTTCTTCAACAACCGCGAGCCGGCCGGGCTGCTGCTGCCCTACTCCCTGCCCGTGGCCGCGGTGCTGACCATCTTCGTCTACCTCAAGTGGCGGCTCTTCACGAGGCGCAAGTTCAAGGAGCTGGCCGTGACCCTCTGCCTCATGTCGCTCCTGACCATCTTCACGTTCGGCAGGGCCTTTCTGCTGTACGACACCCTCCTTAGCGTTCGCTCCCTGTCGGAGCGCATCCGCGAGATTCGAGGCCCGGACGACGTCATCGTTCAGTTCGCGGACTACCACCAGGCCCTTCCCTTCTACCTGAAGCAGAGGGTGGTGCTGGTGGATTGGCTGGGAGAGCTGGAGTTCGGCGCGGCGCAGGAGAGAGACCCTTCATGGTTTCTGGACGGCGAGGGGCTGTCCAAGCTGTGGCGCGGCGAGAGGCGTGTCATCCTGATAATGGACAGGGATCGCCGAGCGCACGCCGCGGAGCGGATGGGCACGGCCCTGCCCGAGCCGGTGATCGAGAAGGGCGACGACCTGGTGTTCGTCAACAAGTGGTAG
- a CDS encoding formyltransferase, producing the protein MIDLSAAVFAYSEVGHVCLAEMLRQGAEVRVLFTHEDDPAENRWFPSVAEPAREAGIPVRTPEALGDAEYDLLRELAPDAIFSFYYRSMIDERFLSLPPKGAFNMHGSLLPRYRGRACVNWAILNGETETGATLHHMVRRADAGDIVDQEAVPILMDDTALDVTHKVAEAARTILGRTLPLIADGTAPRTPQDESKATLFGRRRPEDGLIDWNDGAVRVHNLVRAVTSPFPGAFTFHRGKKLFVWRTSVEAPLKPLDDAQPGAVLSIDPLRVATGLGALLIHDYELDGGDIRTGDILRASAR; encoded by the coding sequence ATGATTGACCTGTCGGCGGCCGTCTTCGCCTACAGTGAGGTCGGCCACGTCTGTCTTGCCGAGATGCTGAGGCAGGGGGCCGAGGTCCGGGTCCTCTTCACCCACGAGGACGACCCGGCGGAGAACCGCTGGTTCCCCTCCGTGGCGGAGCCGGCGCGCGAAGCGGGGATCCCGGTGCGCACGCCGGAGGCGCTCGGCGACGCGGAGTACGACCTCCTGCGCGAGCTTGCCCCGGACGCGATCTTCTCCTTCTACTACCGCAGCATGATAGACGAGCGGTTTCTCTCGCTTCCGCCCAAGGGAGCGTTCAACATGCACGGCTCTCTGCTGCCCCGCTACCGGGGAAGGGCCTGCGTCAACTGGGCAATACTGAACGGCGAGACGGAGACGGGCGCGACCCTGCACCACATGGTCCGCCGAGCCGACGCGGGGGACATAGTGGACCAGGAGGCCGTGCCGATCCTGATGGACGACACGGCGCTGGACGTGACGCACAAGGTGGCGGAGGCGGCACGGACAATACTCGGACGCACACTGCCGCTGATCGCGGACGGCACCGCCCCGCGAACGCCGCAGGACGAGTCGAAGGCCACTCTCTTCGGCCGCAGGAGGCCGGAGGACGGGCTGATAGACTGGAACGACGGCGCTGTGAGGGTGCACAACCTGGTGAGAGCCGTCACCAGCCCCTTTCCCGGGGCGTTCACATTTCACCGGGGGAAGAAGCTGTTCGTCTGGAGGACGTCGGTCGAGGCGCCGCTGAAGCCGCTTGACGACGCGCAGCCCGGCGCCGTCCTGTCGATCGACCCGCTGCGCGTGGCTACCGGGCTGGGCGCTCTGCTGATACACGACTACGAACTCGACGGCGGCGATATACGCACAGGGGACATCTTGCGGGCATCGGCCCGTTGA
- a CDS encoding bifunctional UDP-4-keto-pentose/UDP-xylose synthase, which produces MKILILGANGFIGSHLVEGILEGTDWGVSAFDLSGSNLEAYSDSPRFSFKQGDIFTDDDWLRRAVADADVVLPLAGIAKPSYYLSKPLWTFELDFEQNLKIVRMCVEAGKRVVFPSTSEVYGMSSDTVLKEDESPLIVGPINKMRWIYSCGKQMMDRVIAAYGQEQGLRYTLFRPFNWIGPRLDTFKDAEERTARSITQMAHDVITGRGITLVNGGEQQRSFTYISDGIAALLAILRDERASDGRIFNIGNPANNASIKELARIVVEVMKEIPAFREAAGRATVTVMSAEEYYGNGYDDMQNRVPSIEAIGEALGWKPVVPLRDAVAMTIASYQ; this is translated from the coding sequence ATGAAAATTCTGATCCTGGGAGCCAACGGCTTCATCGGCTCTCACCTGGTAGAGGGCATACTGGAGGGGACCGACTGGGGCGTGAGCGCATTCGACCTTTCGGGCTCGAATCTGGAGGCTTATTCGGACAGCCCGCGTTTCTCCTTCAAACAGGGGGACATCTTCACCGACGACGACTGGCTGAGGCGCGCGGTCGCTGACGCGGACGTCGTGCTGCCCCTGGCCGGAATAGCCAAGCCCTCCTACTACCTCAGCAAGCCCCTGTGGACCTTCGAGCTTGACTTCGAGCAGAACCTGAAGATCGTCCGCATGTGCGTCGAGGCCGGGAAAAGGGTGGTCTTCCCCTCGACCTCCGAGGTATACGGCATGAGCTCGGACACTGTGCTTAAGGAGGACGAGAGCCCGCTGATCGTCGGACCGATAAACAAGATGCGCTGGATATACAGCTGCGGCAAGCAGATGATGGACAGGGTGATAGCAGCCTACGGGCAGGAGCAAGGGCTGCGCTATACCCTCTTCCGCCCGTTCAACTGGATAGGGCCAAGGCTGGATACCTTCAAGGACGCGGAGGAACGCACCGCTCGTTCCATCACGCAGATGGCGCACGACGTGATCACCGGGCGCGGCATCACCCTGGTGAACGGCGGAGAGCAGCAGAGGAGCTTTACCTACATCTCCGACGGGATCGCCGCGCTGCTTGCCATCCTGCGCGATGAGAGGGCGAGCGACGGCAGGATATTCAACATCGGCAACCCGGCCAACAACGCCTCTATCAAGGAGCTGGCCCGCATCGTCGTCGAGGTCATGAAGGAGATCCCGGCCTTCCGCGAGGCCGCCGGGAGGGCGACGGTGACGGTGATGTCCGCCGAGGAGTACTACGGCAACGGCTACGACGACATGCAGAACCGCGTGCCGTCCATCGAAGCGATCGGAGAGGCCCTCGGCTGGAAGCCTGTCGTCCCGCTGCGCGACGCGGTGGCCATGACGATAGCCAGCTATCAATAA